CGCAGCCGCACCAGTTCGCCGCCCACCTCCGACGCGATCTCCTCCATGGCCTGTTTGGTTCTCCCTGTTCGGGAATAATAGATGCACAAAACGTCGCTCATAGCTTTCCTCCCGTCTCGATTCAGTCAAACAGGAATGTCTTCACCATGGCAAAGGACTCCCGCAGATAGTAGTTGGCACTCAGGTGCTTCCATGGAAGGGGCGCCGGGACGCCTAACATGCGCACGCCCTGCCGCTGGGCGATCAGCCTGGAGCGGGCCACGTGAAAGTCGTTGGTGACCACGGCCACCAGGCCGTTTTCCACGTCCACGCCATGCTCACTCAAAAGCGCCCGGGAAAAGGCGAAATTCTCCGCCGTGTTCAGCGCCTGTTCCTCTGTGATCAGCCGCTCCCCCTCCACGCCATGCCCAGTCAGGTACTCATACATGCACTGGGCCTCGGTGATCTCCTCGCCGTAGCCCTTTCCCCCGGTGAGCACCACGGGAATATCAGGATGCTCCTCCAGGTAGGCAAGGGCCGCGTCCAGGCGGCTTTTTAGGGCAAGGGACGGCTCCCGCCCGTTGACTCCCGCCCCCAAGACGATCACCGCCTCCGAGGGCAGGGCGGTAAAATCCTCCCGGCCCTTGGAAATCACAAACACCTCAATGGAGGTGAGCAGCACTATCAGCACCGAAAGCGCGCCGTAAAAGGCCCGGCGCAGCCAGCGCCAGAGCCGCCCCTTCTCCGCCCGGGCGTCAATCAGAGCCGAAAGCCCAATGGCGGCGGCGGTCCCTATCAGCAAAAACCCGGAAAAGCGCATACCCCAAACGCGGACCACCGTCAAAAGGACGCCGGCAAGGGCGCATATCAGCGCGGCGCACCAGCGGCCCTTCACGCCTGGGCCTCCTCGCTGAGAGCCTCCCATTTTTCATAGAGGGCCTCCAGTTCAGCCTGGGCCTCCTCCTTTTCTCCCAACAGCCTGTTGAGCGCCTCATAGTCGCAGGCCGCCGCCTCCATCTCCCGGTCCAGCGCGGCGATGGCCTCCTCCGACCTGGCAATCTCCCGCTCGCAGATCACCAGCTGTTTGCGGGCCGCCACCTGGGCCTTGTTGCCGCGGACGGGGCGCTCCGCCTTTTCCTCCGGACGGGGTGCCTCCTGGCGGGGCGCGGTTTTCTGCTCCTCGGCCTTTGCCAAGCGGTAGCGGGCAAAGCCCATGAGATAATCCCGGATGGCTCCGCCCTCCAGTTCCCAGATGCGGGTGGCAAAGCGGTTGATGAAATACCGGTCGTGGCTAACGAACAGCAGCGTGCCGTCAAAGGCCTCCACCGCCTCCTCGATCCACTCCCGGGATGCAATGTCCAGATGGTTGGTGGGCTCGTCCAGGATGAGAAAGTTGATCTCCTCGTCCATCAGCATACAGAGGCGCAGCCGGCTCTGCTCCCCGCCGGAGAGCACGCAAACGCTCTTAAATACGTCCTCGCCCCGGAAGTCATAGGCCGCGAGGCGGTTCCGGGCGGACTGGGGCGTGATGTTCTTCTTGGCATAGAGCATGGTGTCCACCAGGTTGCGCTGGGGATTTTCGAAGTGGATGATCTGGGGCAGATAGGCCGCGCGGACCGAGGGGCCGGTCTTGATGCGGCCGTCGTCCGGGTACAGCTCCCCCATGATCAGCTTGATGAGGGTGGACTTGCCGGTGCCGTTGTCGCCGATGAGGGCGATGCGCTCGCCCCCCTCCACCTTCAGGTTCAAATTGGAGAAAAGGGTCTTTTCTCCAAAGGATTTGCATACATTTTTCAGCTCCAGCACCTCGTCGCCGAAAAATTCCGTGCTGGCAAACCGGGCGTCCATCTTCCTTGCCTTGGTGGGCTTGTCGGTGGTGCGCATCCGCTCGATTCTCTTTTCCATGGAAAAGGCCCGCTTGTGCAGCGCGTCGTTGCCCATGAAGGCCCACAGGTGCAGCTTGTCCGCGGCCTCCTGAAGCTGCCCGATCTTGGCCTGCTCCTTCTGATACTGGCGCATGCGCTCCTGATAGCGGCGCTCCTTCTCGATGGCATAGAAGCTGTAGTTGCCGCTGTAGAACTCGGCCCTGCCGTTTTCAATCTCAATGACACGCTTCACCACCCGGTCCAGGAAGTAGCGGTCATGGGAGATGGCCACCACCGTGCCGTGGAAGTGGGCGATGTAGTCCTCCAGCCATTCGGTGGCGTGGAGGTCCAGGTGGTTGGTGGGTTCATCCAACAGCAGAATGTCCGTGTCCTCCAGGATCAGCCGGCCCAGATTCACCCGGGTCTTCTCGCCGCCGGAGAGACTCTCAAAGAGCTGGGAGCGCATGTCCCGGGTGATGGACAGGCCGTTGGCCACCTTGTTCACAGCCACGTCCGTATCGTAGCCGCCGAAGGCCTCAAACCGCTCGGACAGCTGGCCGTAACGGCGCAGCACCTCGCTGCCGCTCTCCCCGCCCGCCATACGGACGGTGAGCTGCTCCATCTCCTCCGCCAGGGCCTGGAGACGGGAAAAAGCGGTGCGCAGCACATCCTCCACCGTAAAGTCCCCGGGATAGACGGGAATCTGGGAGATGAGGCCCATCCGCCGGCCCTGGCCAATGGCCACACGGCCCGCGTCATAGTCCATCTCCCCGGTGAGGATTTTAAAGAGGGTGGTCTTGCCGGCGCCGTTTTTGCCAAGCAGCCCCACACGCTCCCCCTGGTCGATCTGAAAGCTCAGGCCGTCCAATATCTTTTTTTCCAAATCAAAGGACTTGACCAGTCCCTCCGCCTGGATGTCAATCATGGTATTCTCCGAATCTGTCTCTTTACTTATTGGGCAGCTCCAAAGGTGTTGGTCAGCTGCTTCACTATGTCTCCAAAATGCATGGCGTGGGATGCCTTCACCAGCATGGTACTCTCCTCAGTAAACTGGCGCTCCAGCTCCGGCAAGGCCGCTTCCTTGACAGGGAAATACAGCACCTCACCGCCGGAGGAGGCCACGCCGTCGGCGATCTTCTGGGCCTTTTGCCCGATGGCAAACACCTGGTCGATGCCGAGCATGGCCGCCAGCGCGCCCATGTTGTAGTGGGCCTGATCCGTCAGGTCACCCAACTCGCCCATGTCCCCCAGGACGGCGATCTTCCGCCCGCTGCCGGTCTTGGCCAGAATCTCCAGCGCCGCGGCCACAGACTGGGGGTTGGCGTTATAGCAGTCGTCTAAAATTGTACGCTCCCCGCTGAGATGGACGGGCCGCATCCGGGAGCCGGTGGGCTCGTAAGAGGCTACGCCGCGGATGATCTCCTCCCGGTTGAGCCCTAATTTTTCACCGATGGCCACCGCCATGGAGGCGGAATAGACCATGTGCTCGCCGGGGGCCGGAATCTCCAGGACATAGGCGTCCCGTCCGGTCTCCACCCGGCAGATCAGGCCGTTGACGCCGTTGTCAAGAATCTCCGACACCCGCACGTTGCACCGCTCCGACTTGCCGCAGCGCAGCGTCTCAAAAGGCAGCTCCAGCGTGCCAAGCAGCGCGTCGTCGCCGTCCAGGACGGCGGTGCCGTCCTGCTTCAGGTTATCGAAAATCTCGCATTTGGCCTGCAAAATCCCCTGGCGGCTGCCTAAGAATTCGATGTGGGCGTCTCCAATGTTGGAGATGACGGCAATGTCCGGCCGCACCATCTCCCCCAAGTATCGGATCTCTCCGAAATGGTTCATCCCGGTTTCGATTACCGCCGCCTGATGGCTCCGCTCCAGGCTGAGCAGGGTCAGGGGTGTGCCGATGTCGTTGTTGAAGTTCTCCGGCGTCTTCAGCACCTTGTACCGGGCGGAAAGAGTGGCGGCCACCATCTCCTTGGTGGTGGTCTTCCCCACGCTGCCGGTGACTTGGACCACGGGGATGTCGAACTGCCCGCGGTACCAGGAGGCCAGGTCCTTCAGCGCCAGGCGGGTGTCCTCCACCTGAATGTAAAAGCGGT
This window of the Dysosmobacter acutus genome carries:
- the abc-f gene encoding ribosomal protection-like ABC-F family protein; this encodes MIDIQAEGLVKSFDLEKKILDGLSFQIDQGERVGLLGKNGAGKTTLFKILTGEMDYDAGRVAIGQGRRMGLISQIPVYPGDFTVEDVLRTAFSRLQALAEEMEQLTVRMAGGESGSEVLRRYGQLSERFEAFGGYDTDVAVNKVANGLSITRDMRSQLFESLSGGEKTRVNLGRLILEDTDILLLDEPTNHLDLHATEWLEDYIAHFHGTVVAISHDRYFLDRVVKRVIEIENGRAEFYSGNYSFYAIEKERRYQERMRQYQKEQAKIGQLQEAADKLHLWAFMGNDALHKRAFSMEKRIERMRTTDKPTKARKMDARFASTEFFGDEVLELKNVCKSFGEKTLFSNLNLKVEGGERIALIGDNGTGKSTLIKLIMGELYPDDGRIKTGPSVRAAYLPQIIHFENPQRNLVDTMLYAKKNITPQSARNRLAAYDFRGEDVFKSVCVLSGGEQSRLRLCMLMDEEINFLILDEPTNHLDIASREWIEEAVEAFDGTLLFVSHDRYFINRFATRIWELEGGAIRDYLMGFARYRLAKAEEQKTAPRQEAPRPEEKAERPVRGNKAQVAARKQLVICEREIARSEEAIAALDREMEAAACDYEALNRLLGEKEEAQAELEALYEKWEALSEEAQA
- a CDS encoding UDP-N-acetylmuramoyl-tripeptide--D-alanyl-D-alanine ligase → MEEISIQQILEAVKGKRLNQAGDGTVLSVCTDSRKITPGCLFVPLKGERFDGHDYIERALERGASGTLCAQPPREIREDRFYIQVEDTRLALKDLASWYRGQFDIPVVQVTGSVGKTTTKEMVAATLSARYKVLKTPENFNNDIGTPLTLLSLERSHQAAVIETGMNHFGEIRYLGEMVRPDIAVISNIGDAHIEFLGSRQGILQAKCEIFDNLKQDGTAVLDGDDALLGTLELPFETLRCGKSERCNVRVSEILDNGVNGLICRVETGRDAYVLEIPAPGEHMVYSASMAVAIGEKLGLNREEIIRGVASYEPTGSRMRPVHLSGERTILDDCYNANPQSVAAALEILAKTGSGRKIAVLGDMGELGDLTDQAHYNMGALAAMLGIDQVFAIGQKAQKIADGVASSGGEVLYFPVKEAALPELERQFTEESTMLVKASHAMHFGDIVKQLTNTFGAAQ
- a CDS encoding YdcF family protein gives rise to the protein MKGRWCAALICALAGVLLTVVRVWGMRFSGFLLIGTAAAIGLSALIDARAEKGRLWRWLRRAFYGALSVLIVLLTSIEVFVISKGREDFTALPSEAVIVLGAGVNGREPSLALKSRLDAALAYLEEHPDIPVVLTGGKGYGEEITEAQCMYEYLTGHGVEGERLITEEQALNTAENFAFSRALLSEHGVDVENGLVAVVTNDFHVARSRLIAQRQGVRMLGVPAPLPWKHLSANYYLRESFAMVKTFLFD